The Juglans regia cultivar Chandler chromosome 2, Walnut 2.0, whole genome shotgun sequence genome includes a window with the following:
- the LOC108989934 gene encoding E3 ubiquitin-protein ligase HOS1-like, whose product MDRRFNGPTAPSSSTAAAATATRLGSPPPRPNYNSRAVQEALEHLASIDLFELCDEAKVERCRATRDLGSCGRYVHNVLIACGHAALCEECSQRCDLCPICRIPLPKIGNRLRLRLYYECIQAGLISKRSDERFQEIEDGDKQLTADVQRLYSLFDVALENNLVSLVCHYVTDVCMDESAVSSDPVIAFLLDEVVVKDWCKRTFRNIATELQVIYNLEVEGMKSRLSFLLKCSVQLTGICNVLEVLESSFKGSLSAQLHDLCHLQENILRTKQHMEIMMWCIRHQFLENVSSRYANFTSWRSRVCERKSAAIKRSWPDAVNFSAEPTRQDGSLFIEDALVNLDIEQGDSEVTAEKLEAASLVKGGVLSILRSKIEGLAGCYPFENLRAAVDILFLCGSSDLVVAKQAILLYFLFDRHWKMPDETWRHIVEDFATSFSITRHSLLESLIFYLLDDHTDEALQEACRFLPEISGPTTHPKIAQVLLERNNPDTALMVLRWSGCDGGLQMVSLSEAITSVRVRVECGLLTEAFTHQRMLCTKVREKKLKHGPSGNASDNFKSEFRNWVEWVDILVTEICCLCIRRNLVDRMIELPWNSDEEKHIHKCLLDFSIEDPSTTTGSLLVIFYLQRYRYTEAFQVDLKLKTVEQDFISKSSVGKEVLSRMRSASHWRASLIDKCMELLPEVQRQQVKSGQLPEIAASSGEKIEMPGKSDFTMVQELTSTSLLIPSSTDSSLGLGMDPLTPFLRSSVFENQTRLHGSINGHHSDVIKYGSQSILYGRGLRPRGSINKDFNLNDSTPETRRVSLMNASPSREINRATFGNLQDSSPEMEQNGFINQLQDASPLYSYRLSSNPMGTPSSNQSLFKDSGGGLNTSFTGKRIQSDRDYRLWNGASSDDQMEISWSHRGSDSAAQDNGMNCGPRWRSDETSDEEEEQSPGGSMGMACQTTPTRIRRSRLAR is encoded by the exons ATGGACCGGAGATTCAACGGCCCAACCGCCCCTTCGAGTTCCACAGCCGCCGCTGCCACTGCCACAAGATTGGGTTCTCCTCCTCCGCGACCTAACTATAATAGCCGAGCCGTTCAG GAAGCATTGGAACACTTGGCATCCATTGACCTGTTTGAGTTGTGTGATGAGGCAAAAGTTGAACGCTGTCGGGCAACTAGAGACTTGGGAAGCTGTGGACGCTATGTACACAATGTTTTGATTGCGTGTGGTCATGCCGCTTTATGCGAAGAGTGTAGTCAACGGTGTGATCTTTGCCCCATATGTAGAATCCCACTACCAAAGATTGGCAATAGACTACGGCTCCGCCTTTACTATGAGTGCATACAAGCTGGCCTCATCTCCAAAAGATCTGATGAGAGATTTCAAGAGATTGAAGATGGGGACAAGCAACTAACTGCTGATGTCCAACGCCTCTATTCCTTGTTTGACGTTGCCCTGGAGAATAACTTAGTTTCTTTGGTTTGCCATT ATGTAACAGATGTTTGTATGGATGAAAGTGCTGTGTCTAGTGACCCTGTCATTGCTTTCTTGTTGGATGAAGTGGTTGTCAAGGATTGGTGCAAGAGGACTTTCAGAAACATCGCAACAGAACTCCAAGTAATTT ATAACCTTGAAGTGGAAGGGATGAAATCTAGGTTGAGTTTTCTACTCAAGTGTTCTGTACAGCTGACTGGAATATGCAATGTGCTTGAAGTTTTGGAGTCATCTTTTAAGGGCAGTCTTTCAGCACAGCTTCATGACTTGTGCCACCTGCAAGAGAACATATTGAGGACGAAGCAG CATATGGAGATAATGATGTGGTGCATAAGACATCAATTTCTGGAGAATGTGAGTTCTCGATATGCTAATTTCACGTCATGGCGTTCCCGTGTCTGTGAACGGAAATCAGCTGCAATTAAGCGATCATGGCCTGATGCAGTAAATTTCTCTGCAGAGCCCACTAGACAGGATGGTTCCTTGTTCATTGAAGATGCTTTGGTGAATCTTGATATTGAGCAGGGCGATTCAGAGGTAACAGCAGAGAAATTAGAAGCTGCATCACTGGTGAAAGGTGGAGTCTTGTCAATTCTCCGGTCTAAGATAGAAGGATTGGCAGGGTGCTATCCTTTTGAAAATCTTCGAGCTGCAGTTGATATACTCTTCTTATGTGGAAGTTCTGATTTGGTGGTTGCAAAGCAAGCAATT cttctctattttctttttgatcgACATTGGAAAATGCCTGATGAAACGTGGAGACACATTGTGGAAGATTTTGCAACCAGCTTTAGCATCACCAGGCACTCATTGCTggaatctttaattttttatctgttGGATGACCACACGGATGAGGCTCTGCAG GAAGCTTGTCGCTTTCTTCCAGAGATCTCAGGCCCCACAACTCATCCTAAGATTGCACAAGTGTTGTTAGAAAGGAATAATCCCGATACAGCTCTGATGGTTTTACGGTGGTCTGGGTGTGATGGTGGATTGCAGATGGTTTCGCTTAGTGAGGCCATAACTTCTGTTCGGGTAAGGGTGGAGTGTGGACTTTTGACTGAAGCATTTACACATCAGAGAATGCTCTGCACCAAAGTCAGGGAGAAGAAGTTGAAGCATGGACCATCTGGGAATGCTTCTGATAATTTCAAAAGTGAGTTCAGGAATTGGGTGGAATGGGTGGACATATTGGTAACTGAAATCTGTTGCCTTTGTATACGAAGGAACTTGGTAGATCGAATGATAGAGTTGCCATGGAATTCTGACGAGGAGAAGCATATCCATAAGTGCCTGTTGGATTTTTCTATTGAAGACCCTTCAACAACTACAGGAAGTCTTCTTGTCATATTCTATCTTCAG CGCTACCGATATACTGAAGCATTCCAAGTTGATCTTAAACTTAAGACTGTGGAACAGGATTTCATTTCGAAGAGTTCTGTTGGTAAAGAAGTTTTGTCTAGAATGAGATCAGCAAGTCACTGgagagcaagtttgatt GATAAATGCATGGAATTGCTGCCAGAAGTCCAAAGGCAACAAGTAAAGTCTGGTCAATTGCCTGAGATTGCTGCTAGTTCTggtgaaaaaattgaaatgccaGGAAAATCTGATTTCACCATGGTTCAAGAGCTAACCTCAACAAGTTTATTGATTCCTTCGTCTACTGATTCTTCTCTTGGTCTTGGGATGGACCCCCTGACTCCTTTCTTGAGATCATCGGTTTTTGAAAATCAAACAAGACTGCATGGGTCTATCAATGGTCATCACTCTGATGTTATCAAGTATGGTTCCCAATCAATTTTATATGGAAGGGGACTTAGACCTAGAGGTAGCATCAACAAAGATTTCAACTTAAATGACTCAACTCCTGAAACTCGTCGAGTTAGTCTCATGAATGCCTCACCATCAAGAGAAATTAACAGGGCTACCTTTGGCAATCTCCAAGACTCCTCCCCTGAAATGGAACAAAATGGTTTCATTAACCAACTCCAAGATGCCAGTCCTTTATATTCCTACAGGCTTAGCTCTAATCCAATGGGCACACCTAGCAGCAACCAGAGCTTGTTTAAAGATTCTGGAGGTGGCTTGAACACCAGTTTCACTGGTAAAAGGATCCAATCCGATAGAGATTATAGACTCTGGAACGGGGCATCTTCagatgatcaaatggaaatctCTTGGAG CCATAGAGGGAGTGACTCTGCTGCCCAAGACAACGGTATGAATTGTGGACCGAGATGGAGGTCTGATGAGACCAGTGACGAGGAAGAGGAGCAGAGTCCAGGGGGAAGTATGGGAATGGCTTGTCAAACGACGCCCACAAGAATTAGGAGAAGTAGACTTGCCAGGTAA